A region of the Mangifera indica cultivar Alphonso chromosome 10, CATAS_Mindica_2.1, whole genome shotgun sequence genome:
AGGTGGAAAGCcacaattttataacaaatttaactaattaagtttaatgtattaattttatatttattacgAGTCCGATATAAGGGCCTAGTAAGTCAATCCTAGGCTTAAGCCTTGCAGCCgtgtttttataatatatattttttttacaaatttaaaattataaaatttattatttttcttattctttaattttattattcctctaaatacttttaattcaaattttcatgtgtaaaattgtaaacaatattttaaaatttaaaattaattataagtaataagtataattaatataaattataattgaataatatatgtaatataaattataatttaaaatcaatgcaCAAATTTcgaataaatgaaataataatgaagaaaaagactatctaatttattatcataGTTTATTAAATAAGAATTGTAGTCATTTTTTATGGTTTATAGCTGATGGTTTAATGTTTACAGCTAGTTGTTTAGGGTTTATAGTTTACGATTTACAATTCGGGGTGTTAAAATTTGGGGTTTACAAAATAGAATTTAGGTTCATGGTTTATGATTTATGGTTTTCAATTTACGATTTAGGGTTTGAGTTAATGGTTtacaatttatgttttttaaattaaggtttAGGCTTTTATGGTTTTATGGTTGGTAAAATAGGATTTACGtttatggtttagggtttgtGATTCACAGTTTAGGGTTTATAGTTTACGGTTAGGGGTTTAAGGTTTAAGTTTATAGTTTATGATTTATAGGAGAGTGTAAGGTTTATGgtttaatatttaaggttttaaaatttagattttttatttcatagttTACGGTTTACAGTTTAGGATTTAGAATTAGAGGTTTAGGGTTCAATGTTAGAGATTAAGGATTTCTAGGTTAGGATTTATCATTTATGGTTTATGGTTTATGGTTTATGATTATGGATTTAAGGTTTGGGTTTATTGTTTGGAGCTtatgattaatgatttttagtttagggtttatggttttcgagttttagggtttaaggtttgtcattttatggtttATAGTTTACGGTTCATAGTTTAAGGTTTAGGTTGTAAAGATTTTATGTctatatttaagttttatgaTTAATGGTTTTGAGTTTATGGTTCAAGATGCACGGTTTTGGcttatgatttataatttatgattcaCAATTTTGAGTTCAAGGTTAAGGGTCAATGGTagtatgttttagggtttagggtttatgattcATTGTTTAAAGTGtaaagatttgaaatttatggTTGATGATTTAGGGTTTGAGTTTATGATTTACAGTTTATgattcacaatttttttatatagggTTTATGTTTATGGTTTATGGTTCATGGTTATTAGTTGGTCAATCCTTAAAgatctttattaatttaagtttaaaaccAAGTCTCAATCATCCCAagcataataatataatatcccACAATCTATAATCCATGTACTAGAATACAAACCAAATCTATAATAAATCACAATGTCATCATTATGGGGCTATGTACAGTTATGAGTTTGTCACTCACACATCTCCCCATCACTGATATGTTGCCTCACCACTATCGCCTCTAATTTTGTCACctataaaatgaaaagaaaggaaTAAGCATAAAAAACTTAGTAAGTAAGAATGATCTATCATATAATCTCTCAATCAAATCTAACTCTTTCCTTTACTAGCACATGTTTATCTCTTTCTTAATCCAAGGCAATCAGAATCTTAACTAAATCTATAGGAATTGACGTACCAACTCTAGTGATCACTCTCTAGGCTATCTCTTTCTAGTTCTGGTTGTCTGATCTCATTATTAATTGACAGACTCATGGTATTAACTTATCAATCTATGGACTCCAATTATCAGACTCCCTATGTTCTGGTACATCTTAGCTAATTGACAAATATGCAATCGTAGTAATTTCTCTTTCTATCTAAGGATATCAATCAACAAACTTCACCCTATTTATAGGTTGCCCAGGTCAAGAGTATTCCTTTATTTAACCtataatatcatcatttatatcTCATAGGTATCGACTCATCTTATATCTCATTGGAATAGTCAATCCTTATCAACATCTAATCTCCCAAAACTCTTTCAAATTATTCTATAATCCATTCTAACTTTACCTGAGTTTCTCTCAATCATATCTATTCATTCCCTTAAGTATCTACCCCTTAGGTATCTCTTGACACCTCAACAAGCCTTGAATCtcaatcaaaatcattaaaaacaTGTTTTGGGTACAACCTATATATAACCAAGTCATGATagtactttttcttttatgtacAAGTATACATTTGGCAAGGCATGGGGGTATGTAGTCATTTTAGGATGCATGATCACTCCCAGGTCAAGTTTCAGGCATACAACATTTAAATACCCTAAGGTACAAGTATACATGGTCTATATGCATAGGTGTATGTATATGTAGAGAGACATATGGGTGCATGTCCTTAAGAACTATTGTTCATCTTTTTCGTTCTTTACTCTATATTCTAGAAGAACATACAAGCATGCATGCAATTACACACAAGAGTATGCCTTTGTATTTTTCTTGCAACACTAGCCCATGCATGCCTATGACTATTAGGGTCACAGTTGTTTGTGATGCCTTAAAACGTGAATTTCTAGCCAATTCTTGGTAGAATTCTCATCATATCCCATCGTCAAACCAAACACTAGTTTTTAGTAATCATTATCAGTATATCCAATCAATTCTAAATACCTTAAACATAATTCAATCAAGCATTAGGCTTAACGATTCCTACCACATATAACACATGTTTCTTCAAGAATTGCTTATGCTAGTTTAGAATGCCTTATCATATGAAATTAAGAAATATCAGGTGGGGAAACAAGACTCAAAgatcaatatcaaaattttcactcaACCATAGAAATCATAAGCAATAGAAATCCCTATTTACCTAGTTTCTGGCAGAGGGAAACATGAAACTGTTTTTCTTCTCCCTTCATTTAGTCGCTAGCAACATTCCTTCTCGATTATTAGAAAATCTACATTGTCCTTGCTCTCCTTTATGTTTTATGCTAGCACAAGGATGCAGAGGCCAAGATTAAGGTTTTTGTCTAAAAAGTAGCTGGGTTTATATATTCTGGAAATCCCTTTTCGTTCAAGACTCCTATGAAATTTAAGAGTCTTTAAATTCAATGACATACAATCATACCTCTCATAAGATACAAACATACACCTATAACAAAATGTATGGGCATGCCTTTCCTTGTGTCATGGTTATACAACAGGccaaacatataatttatttatgtttttggcttaattcgatttgaattctaatttaaacATATGGAAAAGACAATAAGGCCTCTGAGTATACTTATGAGTGTTATAAGTTTACAGTTCATTGTATAAGACATAAAGGTTTGAAGTTTATGATTGATgatttagggtttgggtttatgGTTTACAGTTTAtgattcatcattttttattcatgatTTTTGATTTAGGATATATGGTTTTGGGGTTTAAGGTTAAGAATATAAGGTGTGGGTTTATGGTTCATGGGTTTTAGTTGATTAATCCTCTAAGGTCGTCATCACATCACCTAGTAAACTAACATTTCATTGTTGAAGTATGTTTCTCGTATCCTATATCTAGTTAAGATAAAGAGATAATGATTCATGTTAGTCCTAAGACTAAATAAGAGTTATATACCAAGGCTGAACTCAAATGGACTAGACCAAATGTCAAACTTGTTCGCTTTTAATTAGAACTCATGATCAAAATTTGCCCTCACATTGCTAAATATTGAATGCTCCAACTCTAAAAACTTCCCAAATACATTTTGGAAAAATTCTTCTACTTTTTGATTAATGTGGATCATATTTTGCAATCACATCACAATGGTCACAAGTGGTAACTTGTGTAAAGAATTTGTGGCTTTCAAGCAATgaaataatgattaaaattttttggttaataGTCAATCATACTACAAAAACCTTTTCTGGATTGGCCTTGTAGAacaattaattcacaaacatacaATGATACACACATAAGGTATTTAATGAATATACTTATGTAAGAGGCTCTTTCGTCTTTTGTTGAAGTTAAGAGGTTATAGAATCACTCTTACAACCAAGTGTAGGTTTGCTCCTCGATATCCACAAGGAGCATAAATGGGAATAGAGGTCAAAACCATGCTCAAAATCTACTAGAACTTTAAAGATGGTTATGGTGTTTTGATAAAAGTCATAATAAGAATTTCTTTCATCACATGCGACAAGGGTTTTTCTAAATTCACATAATATGCACATTACTCCCTATTTTTTCATGTgagaaatttgtatttatataaatattaaagagCCCACCAGTGTTGTCATATGAAAATCACGGGtttgattttcttatttaaacTCATGGCTTGCTTGTACATATTATTAAGTATACATAAGTTTTGGTGTTTGCCCATAGTCCCGCATGAAATCAATTGGCTGGGCTTGAATTTACCCAATTGGATAAATATATCCTTATACTTTCTCATATACAACCCTAACCATTTAGGATTATTTTACTTTAGTCCTTAAGTATCATAAAGTATATTTTCTTGTCTAAAAGAATTTCCAAGACTTAAAACCCTCAATCTAAAATCTAAATTGGATTTGATTTAGATTCAATTAAGAAACACCTATGCTTCCAAAGTTTGATCAACTCCTTTTGTGTGTGACTTATAAACTCTCTACTAAGTCGGTAATGATCAAATTCATCCCAAACTTTTAGCTTGGTATCTATCTAAACATAGACTAAAATTGACCTCTAATAAGATATCACAGTCCCCTGATTAGTGGAAGGTCAACGTATGACTTATTAACTTGTTAGTGATATGGTTACTTGCACCATTTGATTTTTTgtcatatgatattttttcaggcttaatatatagataaaatgtCTCCAATAGGGATCTTCAAATTATTTAGATTAACTTctgtcaataattgaaaaatattagattGGACATCAACTCTATCTCATTGTGGCCACATGATTAATTAGTCGTTACCTTCTATGAGGGGACCCTAATTAAGATATCAACTCTCATGATTAAGAGTCACAAATCCTCTATTGATCTACCATGATTtttgtacaaatattaatatgatcaaTCACCACTTTTTGACAATCTTTTAACTGAACTATATTGAGCTAATGTCAAACCACCAATCTTTGCACAAGACAATCTAATGACCTTAAGTCTAAGGATTGCATATACCTTCGTTCatcaagaaaatatatttatagacACTGGAGCAACCATCCATGTAGAATTCTTTTGACAGGTCGATTAGTGAAAACGTTTACAATGTGCACTTATGTGTTACACTAAGTATGTGACACAAAAtttgacacgtgagaactgtcattatcttttgaggaaattgtttaataatatgatacaataaaaatatcCTATGATATAATACTTATTAGCGATATGGatcgatacatttttttttagagaaaatgattgaGCACTATGGAcgtttatgaaaattttcaaatgctaAGGGTGTTTGTggatcaattataattttttattattttattttttaaaagcgtatcatacgatataatgcataatacatgatataaaaaattatattttcaaaacatGTTACAATATATGACTAGACTACCAtattttgaacattttaaaaatttatatatatatatatatatatatatatatatatatatatatatatatatatatatatatatatatatataatttataaaattaattgaattttagttttctaaaatataatataaacatataaaataaatatgaaatatatatacaatatatatttaaaaaatgacaaaataaatatgaaaaagaaagctgtacacttaattgtttattgaaaaatttttgtcaaatatagttttatatatataaggagTTGATTGAACTCTTGAGGCATAAGTTTATCAAAGTtaaatctaattcaaattcTAGATTAAGAATTTCTAGTCTTAAGAGGTCTTTAGACTCAAAAGTGTATTTTTATAGCACAATGGGACCAAAGTCTAATAATCCTGGAGTGTTTGTATGTATGTGAAATTGTGTTGAATTAGgtttatctaattggataagaataaatatgattttgactTTTCCTTGATCATGCACAACTGTGCATACTCCATGAATGATTGTGTATGGTAGGTGGATAAGGACAAACTTTTATTCTTATCCATACTCGAAAATTTGGATAAATCATAGATCGTACAAAATAAAGATTAGGGGTGCACGATTGTGCATGGTGTCTATAAATACAAATGTGATTTTCTGTAAATTCACTCTTTTACattacatatacatacatgcaCACCCATGCAACAAAACATTCTCCTCATGCATCACATCCTAAAAGATCACTATGCACGATTCTGACCTCCTTCCATTTGTGTTTCATATGAATATTGAGGTTCCTCCCTCTCATGAGTTGGACTACAATACTCTTGTCATATAAAGACTGAAGAAGTTGTCTAACACAGGTATATGACTCTTGAACTTTGTTTGAATAttcttcataatatttttttttaatttttgagcaTATTATATGTTCTTTGtattttaggtttttgaacatttttgttttatctttcgCTACCCTTGTCATAATAGGTTTGAGCCATGATCTTGCAGTACATTAGTATGTGTAGGAAGATGAATGCATAGTGTGTGAACTCATGTGACCAAGGTGGGAAATCCCTGTCATGACCTAGTCTAATCAACACAAATAATAAGTTAGTCAAATTATAAGCTTTCACTCAAATGTCAAGGGTTAGTAAGTCATACAAGTTTAGGATCCCAAGAGAATCTTAAATGACAATATGAGATATTGATGTTTCTCAAGGCAGGTTTAAGGGACCAAAGGAGTTTTCGAGTTAAAGGTATAAGTAATTAGATCCACGTCATCCAAGCATGAAGTAAAAAGGGTACTTACTATGACCTAGTTAGGAGGGATCAAGTCAAAGGGAAAAATGAGAATTAAGTAAAAGTTTTAAGTGAATGCATGTTCTGCTAATTAAGTGTGGTAACATTATTTTGAAGGATAGTACTTCTAAAAAGAGTGTTACATAGTTGGAGTTGTTTATCCTATCATTAACCAATTTTGAATTGATACCAAGCTTGTTGACACTCTAGTTGGCAACCATAAGCCCAAGATATGTTTCTTGTCGGGTAGGATTTAATGTCCTATGCTTAAAAGCATTCTGATATCTCCTCTTTGGTGGTGGTTTTTATTTGGAGACAACAAGCTTGGGACACAAGGTGTGTTAGGAAGGATTCAAGATCCTTTGCTTGACAGTATTTTGTCAGTGTCACTTATGATAAGAGTGAGTGCTAGCTAAATGAAAGATGGATTTTTCTGCAGTTCCTCTCCTTTGTTGGATAGGTCTTCTTAATAGGGAAGAAGCCTGGTGATGCATGCCTATTAGTCAACTTTGGAAAGATCATTCATTGTAGATTAGGCAACTGCATTGGAAGCTAGCTATCGTGTTTCAACCATTGTGATTGGTTAACTGTCACTGGCAAGATTAGATGGTTTAAAGCTAGTGATGGACTTTTTGAATGTCTAGTCATTTAAGGCTTTTTTTTCCCACCTTTTGTAAGCCATCAAGGAAGATTTACATGCCAAAGACCGATGACTGATAGATGTTTTTGGTGGTGAAATGAAATCTAGCCCTTTTTCTAGTACCAAATTgttgataaaattattgttacTACCTTATGTACACAATTCAAAATCTTGCATAAAATATGTTACGATAACAATGTTGAGAGTCATTCAATGGATCCTGATACCCATTGTGATGATATAAgataaacataaagaaaaaaactccAAGAATTTTTAATGTGGTGCTTGATATTTTAATAACCTAAACCCACAGTATGTTATAAATTGATGTTagtacaaaaaaatatatcccAAAAAGGATATTACTTGGGACAAAGATTCTTAGAATAACTGAAATCTAAGAGGTTTTTCCTGTGTGTATCTAAAAGACTATATCAGTTgatttattatctatatatgacaaactaaagataaattaccagaGTAAGATTTAATGACCCCTAACCAAACACACATTGATAGCTCTGTTTTAGGAATGTCATTTTCAGAATATAATACCAGAGATATTCTCAAATCTTTGAAATGCAATATTTCATTTTCCAAGCTCTATGTTAAAACAATCTCAATAAACAATATCGAAATCAGCCATGTTTCCTACTGtcccaaattaaaatttgcatTCATTGACAACTACGGAAGTAACATTGTTTGAATCTCATAacatttttgcttttttctacttcattacaagtaaaaatttgttcaaaaaactcaaaatgaCCAAAGTAGAGATAATTCAATAAATCGTCTATAAATAAGATGTAGTATACTCGACTAATCCAGTACTCTTCAACAACATTACATACTCGACTTTAAACATATCCTATGAGGATTCATTACATTTCTCCAATAAGATATTAATCCATAATCAAActtataaagattaaaaaccGTTTTTTGGTCTTTGAACATCTAGTTCAATGTATTTGATTCTtatttggtaaaaaaatataattcaccCTTAAAGAAGTTATATCATTTCTGTCACAAAAATTATAAGATGGATTTTGCATTATCCCAAAACATTATCTGAACATAGTTGATGAAAACCTTTTCTCCTTATAGAAACTCTAAACATAAGAAATCATGTtccaaaaatatgaataaagttATACCCTAATATTTAAAGAAGTTGgtgatatattaaatttgagatttattttactaaacaccaaaaacatgataaaaatgtttcctcaatttttttctgtaaaaagtaGAAAACAGGAACCACTATTTTCCAAAATTGTTTATGAAGAGTTGCAGCCGGAAGAATTTTCAGcttattttcaaaaagaaaatggaaaacacaaACTCCCTTCAAGATGGTTTTCTTGATCAAGTACAAGATGATCTCAATATGAATTTACATGAATATGGTCAAAttacatgaaaatataaaagaacaaaataaaaatacggTCGATTTGGGGAattcaattgcatttgcttttATACAAGACAAAATTGCACTTATAATATCTTAAGAATTCTTTCTACAGAACTTGCAGATGTGAAGACTCAacagaaaatatcacaaaaatcAGCAACATTATGTTGTATTCACAGAACAAGTTCCAAGAGTTCCTCAAACTTGTCCCTAAATGTAGCAAAAATATTCACAATATAGGGTTTGTGTTTTCGCACTCAATCAGTTATTAAGTTTCTCACTGTACTTTTGCTGCTCAAACTTCTCAACCAAGGCCTTCTTTTCATCCTCTGAGAGAGAATTGAATGTGAAGACAGATTTGTCACCGATGTCATCCTTGAAAGAAATTGAGAAAGCATTAGAAGCTGTGGAATCTTTCCATAACAAATTAACATAAACTGCCATAAGATCACTAATTTCAACATTTGATTTGTAAATAATGTACCTTAATAGGCTGCGTAAACTTTCTTCCAGCAAATATGACAAAGAGTGCCATCCATGAGCCTAGAAGAGTAAGTTTTATGCCATCATCCATCAACCCAGTCTGCATATTTCAGGTGAAGATCATCAAGGTTTTAATCGAATCATCTTCAATAACTTTCAACAGTTAGCAAGAAAATATGAGTCTTAACCCACTTCATCCATATGAAGAAATTTGAAGTGGTTGGATAAAACATGAAGTTGTTCAAATCCATCCAGGAAAGCTTTCAAACTTATACAGAACTAGATAATTATCCTGATAGAGTTGCATGAACTGTACCAGGTGACCCAGAAGTACTGTTGGTATAATGAATGTAAGAATTCCAGCTTCTAGCTTTCCGTAGCAGAGGCCTGTTCAGAAAATTCAAgatttcagtttgaaaattaatcATACTTTGTACCATCGGCAAAAGCAGGCATGCATCATGCTAGTATTTATAGATTTGAAAGCCTTAATTGTATGCATTAGTCCAGACATTCTTTCTGAGTTGCTAACACATAATGGCTGGACAATTGAAGATTCACTTTCACAGTATAAAATCATGACCTATCTGATTATAAGGCCGAGAttcttttcataaattaatgTACATATGATAAGCAATACAACTAAGAGTTGCCTTGATGAATTAAGCATAtaacaaaagaaattttttccCTTTCCCCACTTCTCATTAAAAGATCAGATCAATCTCACCATTGTAAAACCATTCACTAATCAGTAAATATCATAGTTAAACAAGCAAATGATGCATATTAACAAAATGGTCTTTTACCTTCTTTGAAGACAAGTCCTGTTAGAGCAGCAAAGAGAGGACCGACAAACCAGACAGCAGTTGGGTTATCTATAACATATTGCACCAAATTTTCACCAGCAGGTCGAGCAAGTGCTGTATACGTTGCCAAAGATCCAACAACACCAAGTGCCCAGAGTGCCTGAAGGGTGCGCTTAATCTCAGTCACATAGATGTGAATCAAAACTAATGATAGGCCTAGCCCGCCAGCTCCTAGCATGTAAAACAAGTCAAGATTTTGCTTGATCATTTCACTCAACAATGAGTCAGCGGGTAAGAAGGCAGCTGACGCTGCAACCACAAATGATGCAGCACCAGTTACGAGTCCTGACCGATACAAAATCACCTGCTcgacaagaaaaatataataaaactccCAACACAACAAACAAAGGTAATTATAGTGAGGCCTATGAGATGTTGCACAGCAATCAAACACGTCAAAATGTAAAAGTGCTTTAGAGTCAATTTTGTAGAATTCAAcagaaataattttcaaataaaaaaaattgaaaaattgctCCGTCACATGTAAATTTTACCTAAGAAAAACACTTGAAGTTCCTTTTGAAGAATATTTTCTACGAAAAACTTTCAGTATTTTATAGAAATCACTAGAAGAACCTTTCTAAAAAAATTCTCCCCATATGCCTAGAATGTATTGTCACTTGAAGGCTGTGCACTGGAAGTTAACCCTACGGCCCTAGTTCCAGCACTAATATATGGGACTAAGGTTTAGTCCTACGTGCACTGCCTTTTATGACTTGACTGACTAAAGCTAATAGTCTAAGAactaacttttaatttcatccccTAGAATAGAAAATCAGTCCTATCCTGTCAAACACACCATGAATTTGGAACTAAAATTTTGGCCCATGTATTAGTAGTGGACTAAGATTAGTCCCATAAAACAAACATGGCATTTGAGTTCAAGAAATCGTAATAATTTAACAGGGTAATTATCTATCCTTAATAATACTCATAATCACATAAGACattgtaaatttaatatttaagctTCAAGTTATTTAAATGTTAACTGTTTATCATATCTACTACAAGCGGGATTTCTTTGGTAGAAACCACTGGAATGTTGCTTCCAGAAAAGCACTTACTAAGTGAATCTTAAAATCAGAATTCGAAGACCATTTTAGAATACCATTTGATAACtattcttttcaattcttttatGTGTTTCTCATCTAAAAAGTCCTTTCTAAGAAAAACTTAATTCTTAGTTGTCTAAAACTCAAGTTTTCTACTGCCTAACACCTATCAATTAGAAGCGCATTTCcaggaaaaaaaatagtttaattagaCAACTACTTGAAAAACCTCTTCATAACTATTATTTTTCCAGTATTAGAGTTTTCCTTACATTAAAAGCCCTTTTTAAGAAACAACTGATAAATACTTTGCCCAAAAATCACTTTTTATTGTCTTTAATCTATCACTTAAGAGTGTTTTCCCAGAAACAGAAACACTTTCAAGtgctttattaaaaaataaaacttccaAGTTTTTCTCCAAACATTGAAACACTCGAAGACTTATTCTCTTTTTCTATCTCAAAAATGCATCGCATccaaacaaaattgataaaaaaccAGCAAAATCAAATTAGTTGAAAAGCAATTTTAATCTCCTCAAAGC
Encoded here:
- the LOC123226953 gene encoding uncharacterized protein LOC123226953, whose translation is MASRVLSTALLTPPEFIKPSSSCSFCLPSKRVLINSNRSLKCKAVGESSQGSFDQTVYNGVYGPWTVESSDVREVILYRSGLVTGAASFVVAASAAFLPADSLLSEMIKQNLDLFYMLGAGGLGLSLVLIHIYVTEIKRTLQALWALGVVGSLATYTALARPAGENLVQYVIDNPTAVWFVGPLFAALTGLVFKEGLCYGKLEAGILTFIIPTVLLGHLTGLMDDGIKLTLLGSWMALFVIFAGRKFTQPIKDDIGDKSVFTFNSLSEDEKKALVEKFEQQKYSEKLNN